A window of the Pseudomonas furukawaii genome harbors these coding sequences:
- a CDS encoding L-serine ammonia-lyase: MAISVFDLFKIGIGPSSSHTVGPMRAAALFATALRERGLLELVQRVEVRLYGSLSATGVGHGTDRATLVGLMGEWPDQVDPKQIGPRIEALKASGQLLLDGRHAVAFDWNRDLLLLEENLPYHPNAMTLVAEGDAGELHRDTYYSIGGGFVVDETQARSGQLDQDSTELPYDFSSGEELLQLCRRHGLRVSELMMENEKAWRSEAEIRAGLLKLWDAMQECVANGLGQEGILPGGLNVRRRAAKLHRSLQELGKPNVIGSTMSAMEWVNLYALAVNEENAAGGRMVTAPTNGAAGIIPAVLHYYMRFNPEATEDDVVAYFLGAAAVGILCKKNASISGAEVGCQGEVGSACAMAAAGLAEILGATPAQLENAAEIGLEHNLGLTCDPVGGLVQVPCIERNAIAAVKAINAAQMALRGDGEHFISLDRVIRTMRDTGADMHDKYKETSRGGLAVSAIEC, translated from the coding sequence GTGGCAATCAGCGTATTCGACCTGTTCAAGATCGGCATCGGCCCGTCCAGCTCCCACACCGTGGGCCCCATGCGGGCGGCGGCGTTGTTCGCCACGGCCCTGCGCGAGCGCGGCCTGCTGGAGCTGGTGCAACGGGTGGAGGTGCGGCTCTACGGTTCGCTGTCCGCCACCGGTGTCGGACACGGCACCGACCGCGCCACCCTGGTGGGGCTGATGGGCGAATGGCCGGACCAGGTGGACCCGAAACAGATCGGCCCGCGCATCGAGGCGCTCAAGGCCAGTGGCCAACTCCTGCTGGATGGCCGCCACGCCGTGGCGTTCGACTGGAACCGCGACCTGCTCCTGCTGGAAGAAAACCTGCCCTATCACCCCAACGCCATGACCCTGGTGGCCGAGGGCGATGCCGGCGAGCTGCACCGCGACACCTATTACTCCATCGGCGGCGGTTTCGTCGTCGACGAGACCCAGGCCCGCTCCGGCCAACTGGACCAGGACAGCACCGAGCTGCCCTACGACTTCTCCAGCGGCGAAGAGCTGCTGCAACTCTGTCGTCGCCACGGCCTGCGGGTCTCCGAGCTGATGATGGAGAACGAGAAGGCCTGGCGCAGCGAGGCGGAGATCCGCGCGGGGCTGCTCAAGCTCTGGGACGCCATGCAGGAGTGCGTGGCCAATGGCCTGGGCCAGGAGGGCATCCTGCCGGGCGGGCTGAACGTGCGCCGCCGCGCGGCGAAGCTGCACCGCAGCCTGCAGGAGCTGGGCAAGCCCAACGTGATCGGCTCCACCATGAGCGCCATGGAGTGGGTGAACCTCTATGCCCTGGCGGTGAACGAGGAGAATGCCGCAGGCGGACGCATGGTGACGGCGCCCACCAATGGCGCGGCGGGAATCATCCCGGCGGTGCTGCACTACTACATGCGCTTCAACCCGGAGGCCACGGAAGACGACGTGGTGGCCTACTTCCTGGGGGCGGCGGCGGTGGGCATCCTGTGCAAGAAGAATGCATCCATCTCGGGCGCCGAGGTGGGTTGCCAGGGCGAGGTCGGCTCGGCCTGCGCCATGGCGGCGGCGGGGCTGGCCGAGATCCTCGGCGCAACCCCGGCACAGCTGGAGAACGCGGCCGAGATCGGCCTCGAACACAACCTGGGGCTGACCTGCGACCCGGTGGGCGGACTGGTGCAGGTCCCCTGCATCGAACGCAACGCCATCGCGGCTGTGAAAGCGATCAACGCGGCGCAGATGGCGTTGCGCGGTGACGGCGAGCACTTCATCTCCCTGGACCGAGTGATCCGCACCATGCGCGACACCGGTGCCGACATGCACGACAAGTACAAGGAAACCTCCAGGGGCGGACTGGCGGTCAGCGCCATCGAGTGCTGA
- the gbdR gene encoding choline metabolism transcriptional regulator GbdR yields MSQFNQGAQPQNRVPQSIGFLLLDNFTLISLASAVEPLRMANHLSGRELYRWHTLSQDGRPVSASDGLQITPDSGLDNAPSLDAVIVCGGVDIQHSVGREHVQWLQSQARQGRQLGAVCTGSWALAKAGLLDGFECSVHWECLAAMQEAFPRAGITTRLFSIDRNRNTSSGGTAPMDMMLHLIAREHGRELAAAISEMFIYERIRNEQDHQRVPLKHMLGTNQPKLQEIVALMEANLEEPIDLDELACYVDVSRRQLERLFQKYLHCSPSRYYLKLRLIRARQLLKQTAMSIIEVASVCGFVSTPHFSKCYREYFGIPPRDERAGQNANVVALMPVPDELVRNAPSTAGVALTRAQGESTFASVRVV; encoded by the coding sequence ATGTCACAGTTCAACCAGGGGGCCCAGCCCCAGAACCGTGTTCCCCAGTCCATCGGTTTCCTGCTGCTGGACAACTTCACCCTGATTTCCCTGGCCTCTGCGGTGGAACCGCTGCGCATGGCCAACCACCTGTCGGGACGCGAACTCTATCGCTGGCACACGCTCAGCCAGGACGGTCGTCCGGTGAGTGCGAGCGACGGCCTGCAGATCACCCCGGACAGCGGCCTGGACAACGCCCCGTCCCTGGACGCGGTCATCGTCTGCGGCGGTGTGGATATCCAGCACAGCGTCGGTCGTGAGCACGTGCAATGGCTCCAGTCCCAGGCCCGCCAGGGCCGTCAGCTCGGCGCGGTGTGCACCGGCAGCTGGGCGCTGGCCAAGGCCGGCCTGCTCGATGGCTTCGAGTGCAGCGTGCACTGGGAGTGCCTTGCGGCGATGCAGGAGGCTTTCCCGCGCGCCGGCATCACCACCCGCCTGTTCTCCATCGACCGCAACCGCAACACCTCCTCCGGCGGCACCGCGCCCATGGACATGATGTTGCACCTGATCGCCCGTGAGCACGGCCGCGAGCTGGCCGCCGCCATCTCCGAGATGTTCATCTACGAACGTATCCGCAACGAGCAGGACCACCAGCGCGTGCCCCTCAAGCACATGCTCGGCACCAACCAGCCGAAGCTGCAGGAAATCGTCGCGCTGATGGAGGCCAACCTGGAGGAGCCCATCGACCTCGACGAACTGGCCTGCTACGTCGATGTGTCGCGTCGCCAGCTGGAGCGCCTGTTCCAGAAGTACCTGCACTGCTCGCCCTCGCGCTACTACCTGAAGCTGCGCCTGATCCGCGCCCGCCAACTGCTGAAGCAGACCGCCATGTCCATCATCGAGGTGGCCTCGGTGTGCGGCTTCGTCTCCACGCCGCACTTCTCCAAGTGCTACCGCGAGTACTTCGGCATTCCGCCGCGCGACGAGCGTGCCGGCCAGAACGCCAATGTGGTGGCGCTGATGCCGGTGCCGGACGAACTGGTGCGCAATGCGCCGTCCACGGCGGGCGTGGCCCTGACCCGTGCCCAGGGCGAGTCCACCTTCGCCAGCGTGCGAGTGGTCTGA
- the etfB gene encoding electron transfer flavoprotein subunit beta, translated as MPHDALKIVSLVSIGAHPTSGRARRADQDARAVELGLRLAGPRLRVVHAGDPHEEALRSYLGMGLDELIVLEQGPRDDALHALGDFLQESGAQLVLTGSQAETGEGSGMLPYLLAERLGWPLVVGLAEVEKVDNGVAQVLQALPRGQRRRLKVRLPFLASVDNAAPTARQSAFGPARRGRIEAEDVELVEDVLFNEAQLQPARPRPKRLKVIKAKTGAERMKAATAKASGGGGQVLKDVSPQAGAEAIFKLLLEEGVLR; from the coding sequence ATGCCGCATGACGCACTGAAGATCGTCAGCCTGGTCTCCATCGGCGCGCACCCCACGTCCGGGCGCGCCCGTCGCGCCGACCAGGATGCCCGCGCCGTGGAACTGGGCCTGCGCCTGGCCGGACCGCGCCTGCGCGTGGTCCACGCCGGCGACCCCCATGAAGAAGCCCTGCGGAGCTACCTCGGCATGGGCCTGGATGAGCTGATCGTCCTGGAACAGGGCCCCCGTGACGACGCCCTGCACGCCCTCGGGGATTTCCTCCAGGAAAGTGGCGCCCAGCTGGTGCTGACCGGCAGCCAGGCGGAGACCGGCGAAGGCTCCGGCATGCTGCCCTACCTGCTGGCCGAACGCCTGGGCTGGCCCCTGGTGGTGGGCCTGGCGGAAGTGGAGAAGGTGGACAACGGCGTGGCCCAGGTGCTGCAAGCCCTGCCCCGTGGCCAGCGTCGTCGCCTGAAGGTGCGCCTGCCCTTCCTCGCCAGCGTCGACAATGCGGCACCCACCGCTCGGCAGAGCGCATTCGGCCCTGCGCGCCGTGGTCGCATCGAAGCCGAGGACGTGGAGCTGGTCGAAGATGTATTGTTCAACGAGGCCCAGCTGCAGCCGGCCCGCCCCCGCCCGAAGCGCCTCAAGGTGATCAAGGCGAAGACCGGCGCCGAACGGATGAAGGCGGCCACCGCCAAGGCGTCCGGAGGTGGCGGCCAGGTGCTCAAGGATGTCTCGCCCCAGGCGGGCGCCGAAGCGATCTTCAAACTGCTGCTGGAAGAGGGTGTGCTGCGCTGA
- the etfA gene encoding electron transfer flavoprotein subunit alpha has protein sequence MSDIIRRDPRAEWIARNRLHPLHAAMQTQGQASWMGPNGLVRKNPHVTAAGFIGPSGIKRIDRSGTQQGAAGKRSAATEVVQLPLHLIEQPAFYICVVPDMVGGRLSAHDKDLLGLANKLAGSEGAVVAVVFGEDKESAFDTAGVDRLLRIGGGAFDGYAPETRVLALSAVEAQLAPRHWLLPDSRTGGGELGRRLAAKLGERPATRVWQIANEQATGRAGAGREDLVRKVPRLILAAAECAEPVSETRHEARALDLSTKIAHSLPRIEDLGPVAVDPAQIPMAEAEFILSGGNGVKDWNLFHQAAVALGATEGASRVAVDDGFMPRNRQVGATGTWVTARVYLAVGISGAIQHLQGIGACDKVVAINMDPGCDMIKRADLSVIGDSGAVLAALIELASQYRQGGARDAA, from the coding sequence ATGAGCGACATCATCCGCCGCGACCCGCGAGCCGAGTGGATCGCCCGCAACCGCCTGCATCCGCTGCATGCCGCCATGCAGACCCAGGGACAGGCGAGCTGGATGGGCCCCAACGGCCTGGTCCGCAAGAACCCCCATGTGACCGCCGCCGGGTTCATCGGCCCCAGCGGCATCAAGCGCATCGACCGCAGCGGCACCCAACAGGGCGCCGCCGGCAAGCGCAGCGCCGCCACCGAGGTGGTGCAGCTGCCGCTGCACCTGATCGAGCAGCCGGCGTTCTACATCTGCGTCGTCCCCGACATGGTCGGCGGCCGCCTGTCGGCCCATGACAAGGACCTGCTCGGCCTGGCCAACAAGCTGGCCGGCAGCGAAGGCGCCGTGGTCGCCGTGGTGTTTGGCGAGGACAAGGAAAGCGCCTTCGACACCGCCGGCGTGGACCGCCTGCTGCGCATCGGCGGCGGCGCCTTCGACGGCTACGCCCCGGAGACCCGCGTGCTCGCCCTGAGCGCCGTGGAGGCCCAGCTGGCACCGCGCCACTGGCTGCTCCCCGACAGCCGCACCGGCGGTGGCGAACTGGGCCGTCGGCTGGCGGCGAAGCTGGGCGAGCGCCCGGCCACCCGTGTCTGGCAGATCGCCAACGAGCAGGCCACCGGTCGTGCCGGTGCGGGCCGCGAAGACCTGGTGCGCAAGGTGCCCCGGCTGATCCTGGCCGCCGCCGAATGCGCCGAGCCGGTCAGCGAGACCCGTCACGAAGCCCGCGCACTGGACCTGAGCACCAAGATCGCCCACAGCCTGCCGCGCATCGAGGACCTCGGCCCGGTGGCCGTGGACCCGGCGCAGATTCCCATGGCCGAAGCGGAGTTCATCCTCTCCGGCGGCAACGGCGTCAAGGACTGGAACCTGTTCCACCAGGCCGCCGTCGCCCTGGGGGCCACCGAAGGCGCCTCCCGCGTGGCGGTGGACGATGGCTTCATGCCGCGCAACCGTCAGGTGGGCGCTACCGGTACCTGGGTCACCGCCCGGGTCTACCTGGCGGTGGGCATCTCCGGCGCCATCCAGCACCTGCAAGGCATCGGCGCCTGCGACAAGGTGGTGGCGATCAACATGGATCCGGGTTGCGACATGATCAAACGCGCCGATCTCTCGGTGATCGGCGACTCCGGCGCGGTACTCGCCGCGCTGATCGAACTGGCCAGCCAATACCGTCAGGGAGGGGCACGCGATGCCGCATGA
- the dgcB gene encoding dimethylglycine demethylation protein DgcB has protein sequence MLNTLLPLLLFAALGLAVLGAAKRFFMWRRGRPSKVDWIGGLLKMPRRYLVDLHHVVERDKYMSKTHVATAGGFVLAALLAILVHGFGLHSRILGFALLAATTLMFVGALFVAKRRRNPPSRLSKGPWMRLPKSLLMFSASFFIATLPVAGILPEGFGGWFLAGLLAIGVAWGVSELFFGMTWGGPMKHAFAGALHLAWHRRAERFGGGRSTGLKALDLSDTSAPLGVEKPTDFTWNQLLGFDACVQCGKCEAMCPAFAAGQPLNPKKLIQDMVIGLAGGNDASFAGSPYPGKPLGEHSGGPHQPIVSLEGKALVDAETLWSCTTCRACVEECPMMIEHVDAIVDMRRHLTLEKGATPNKGAEVLENLIATDNPGGFAPGGRLNWAADLNLPLMSDKQQVDVLFWVGDGAFDMRNQRTLRAFVKVLRAANVDFAVLGLEERDSGDVARRLGDEATFQTLAKRNIATLAKYRFKRIVSCDPHSFHVLKNEYGALGGQYQVLHHSTFIDELVRAGALNLGQSKAASVTYHDPCYLGRYNGEYEAPRAVLKAIGIEVKEMERSGFRSRCCGGGGGAPITDIPGKQRIPDMRMVDIKETGAELVAVGCPQCTAMLEGVVAPRPEIKDIAELVAEVLIEAPVDAKKPSVAKAAVEVA, from the coding sequence ATGCTGAATACCCTTCTTCCCCTCCTGCTCTTCGCCGCCCTCGGCCTCGCCGTGCTGGGCGCCGCGAAGCGCTTCTTCATGTGGCGCCGGGGTCGTCCGTCGAAGGTCGACTGGATCGGCGGCCTCCTGAAGATGCCGCGCCGCTACCTGGTGGACCTGCACCACGTGGTCGAGCGCGACAAGTACATGTCCAAGACCCACGTGGCCACCGCCGGCGGTTTCGTCCTCGCCGCGCTGCTGGCCATCCTGGTGCACGGCTTCGGGCTGCACAGCCGGATCCTCGGATTCGCCCTGCTGGCGGCGACGACGCTGATGTTCGTCGGCGCCCTGTTCGTCGCCAAGCGCCGGCGCAACCCGCCGTCCCGCCTGTCGAAAGGCCCCTGGATGCGCCTGCCGAAGAGCCTGCTGATGTTCTCCGCGAGCTTCTTCATCGCCACCCTGCCGGTGGCGGGCATCCTGCCGGAAGGCTTCGGCGGCTGGTTCCTCGCCGGCCTGCTGGCCATTGGCGTGGCCTGGGGCGTGTCCGAGCTGTTCTTCGGCATGACCTGGGGCGGCCCGATGAAGCACGCCTTCGCCGGCGCCCTGCACCTGGCCTGGCACCGCCGCGCCGAACGCTTTGGCGGCGGCCGTTCCACCGGCCTCAAGGCCCTGGACCTGAGCGATACCAGCGCGCCCCTGGGCGTGGAAAAACCCACCGACTTCACCTGGAACCAGCTGCTCGGCTTCGACGCCTGCGTGCAGTGCGGCAAGTGCGAGGCCATGTGCCCGGCCTTCGCCGCCGGCCAGCCCCTGAACCCGAAGAAGCTGATCCAGGACATGGTCATCGGCCTGGCCGGTGGCAATGACGCCTCCTTCGCCGGCAGCCCCTACCCCGGCAAGCCGCTGGGCGAACACAGCGGCGGGCCGCACCAGCCCATCGTCTCCCTGGAGGGCAAGGCGCTGGTGGATGCCGAAACCCTGTGGTCCTGCACCACCTGCCGCGCCTGCGTCGAGGAGTGCCCGATGATGATCGAGCACGTCGACGCCATCGTCGACATGCGCCGCCATCTCACCCTGGAGAAGGGCGCCACGCCGAACAAGGGCGCGGAAGTGCTGGAAAACCTCATCGCCACCGACAACCCCGGCGGCTTCGCCCCCGGCGGTCGCCTGAACTGGGCGGCGGACCTGAACCTGCCGCTGATGAGCGACAAGCAGCAGGTGGATGTGCTGTTCTGGGTCGGCGACGGGGCCTTCGACATGCGCAACCAGCGCACCCTGCGCGCCTTCGTGAAGGTGCTCAGGGCCGCCAACGTCGACTTCGCCGTCCTCGGCCTGGAAGAACGCGACAGCGGCGACGTGGCCCGTCGCCTGGGTGACGAAGCCACCTTCCAGACCCTCGCCAAGCGCAACATCGCCACCCTGGCCAAGTACCGCTTCAAGCGCATCGTCAGCTGCGATCCCCACAGCTTCCACGTGCTGAAGAACGAGTACGGCGCCCTGGGCGGCCAGTACCAGGTCCTGCACCACAGCACCTTCATCGACGAGCTGGTGCGCGCCGGCGCGCTGAACCTCGGCCAGAGCAAGGCCGCCAGCGTGACCTACCACGACCCCTGCTACCTCGGTCGCTACAACGGCGAGTACGAAGCGCCCCGCGCCGTGCTCAAGGCCATCGGCATCGAAGTGAAGGAAATGGAACGCTCCGGCTTCCGCTCCCGTTGCTGCGGCGGCGGTGGCGGCGCCCCCATCACCGACATCCCCGGCAAGCAGCGGATTCCCGACATGCGCATGGTGGACATCAAGGAAACCGGCGCCGAGCTGGTGGCCGTGGGCTGCCCGCAGTGCACCGCGATGCTCGAAGGCGTGGTGGCCCCGCGCCCGGAGATCAAGGACATCGCCGAGCTGGTGGCCGAGGTACTGATCGAGGCGCCGGTTGACGCAAAAAAGCCGTCGGTGGCTAAAGCCGCCGTGGAGGTCGCGTGA
- the dgcA gene encoding dimethylglycine demethylation protein DgcA, whose product MAFEAMFQPIQIGKLTIRNRVLSTAHAEVIATDGGMTTERYVKYYEEKAKGGIGLAICGGSSVVSSDSPQEWWSSVNLSTDRIIPHFQNLADAMHKHGAKIMIQITHMGRRSRWDGFNWPTLMSPSGIREPVHRATCKTIEVEEIWRVIGDFAQAARRAKAGGLDGVELSAVHQHMIDQFWSPRVNKRTDEWGGTFEGRMKFGLEVLKAVRAEVGPDFCVGLRISGDEFHPDGLSHEDMKQIAKYYSDTGMLDFIGVVGSGADTHNTLANVIPNMSFPPEPFLHLAAGIKEVVNVPVLHAQNIKDPNQATRILEGGYVDMVGMTRAHIADPHLIAKIKMGQVDQIKQCVGANYCIDRQYQGLDVLCIQNAATTREYMGLPHIIEKTTGVKRKVVVVGGGPAGMEAARVAAERGHDVTLFEKKDQLGGQITLAAKAPQRDQIAGITRWYQLELARLKVDLRLGTAADPDTILDLKPDVVVLANGGHPFIEQNEHWGAAEGLVVSAWDILEGKVEPGKNVLVYDTICEFGGMSAADYLSEKGAQVEIVTDDIKPGVAMGGTTFPTYYRSLYPKEVIMTGDLVLEKVYREGDKVVAVLENEYTGAREERVVDQIVIENGVRPDESLYYALKDGSRNKGQIDVDALFAIKPQPCLSQPGDGYLLFRIGDCGAPRNVHAAIYDALRLCKDF is encoded by the coding sequence ATGGCTTTCGAAGCAATGTTCCAGCCGATCCAGATCGGCAAGCTGACCATCCGCAACCGCGTGCTCTCCACCGCCCACGCAGAGGTGATCGCCACCGACGGCGGCATGACCACCGAGCGCTACGTGAAGTACTACGAGGAGAAGGCCAAGGGCGGCATCGGCCTGGCGATCTGCGGTGGCTCGTCCGTCGTTTCCAGCGACAGCCCCCAGGAGTGGTGGAGCTCGGTGAACCTGTCCACCGACCGCATCATCCCGCACTTCCAGAACCTGGCCGACGCCATGCACAAGCATGGCGCCAAGATCATGATCCAGATTACCCACATGGGCCGTCGCTCCCGCTGGGACGGTTTCAACTGGCCGACCCTGATGTCGCCGTCGGGCATCCGCGAGCCCGTGCACCGCGCCACCTGCAAGACCATCGAGGTGGAAGAGATCTGGCGCGTCATCGGTGACTTCGCCCAGGCCGCGCGCCGGGCCAAGGCCGGCGGCCTCGACGGCGTCGAGCTGTCCGCCGTGCACCAGCACATGATCGACCAGTTCTGGAGCCCGCGCGTCAACAAGCGTACCGACGAATGGGGCGGCACCTTCGAGGGCCGCATGAAGTTCGGCCTGGAGGTGCTCAAGGCGGTGCGCGCCGAGGTGGGCCCGGACTTCTGCGTCGGCCTGCGCATCTCCGGCGACGAGTTCCACCCGGACGGCCTGTCCCACGAGGACATGAAGCAGATCGCCAAGTACTACAGCGACACCGGGATGCTGGACTTCATCGGCGTGGTCGGCTCCGGCGCCGACACCCACAACACCCTGGCCAACGTGATCCCCAACATGAGCTTCCCGCCGGAGCCCTTCCTGCACCTGGCGGCCGGCATCAAGGAAGTGGTCAACGTCCCGGTGCTGCACGCGCAGAACATCAAGGACCCGAACCAGGCCACCCGCATCCTCGAAGGCGGCTACGTGGACATGGTGGGCATGACCCGCGCCCACATCGCCGACCCGCACCTGATCGCCAAGATCAAGATGGGCCAGGTGGACCAGATCAAGCAGTGCGTCGGCGCCAACTACTGCATCGACCGCCAGTACCAGGGCCTGGACGTGCTGTGCATCCAGAACGCCGCCACCACCCGCGAGTACATGGGCCTGCCCCACATCATCGAGAAGACCACCGGCGTGAAACGCAAGGTGGTGGTGGTGGGCGGCGGCCCGGCCGGCATGGAAGCGGCTCGCGTCGCGGCCGAGCGCGGTCACGACGTCACCCTGTTCGAGAAGAAGGACCAGCTCGGCGGCCAGATCACCCTCGCCGCCAAGGCACCGCAACGCGACCAGATCGCCGGCATCACCCGCTGGTACCAGCTGGAGCTGGCACGCCTGAAGGTCGACCTGCGGCTGGGCACCGCCGCCGACCCGGACACCATCCTCGACCTCAAGCCCGATGTCGTGGTGCTGGCCAACGGCGGCCATCCCTTCATCGAGCAGAACGAGCACTGGGGCGCCGCCGAAGGTCTGGTGGTCAGCGCCTGGGACATTCTCGAAGGCAAGGTCGAGCCCGGCAAGAACGTGCTGGTATACGACACCATCTGCGAGTTCGGCGGCATGTCGGCGGCGGATTACCTGTCGGAGAAGGGTGCCCAGGTGGAGATCGTCACCGATGACATCAAGCCCGGCGTCGCCATGGGCGGCACCACCTTCCCCACCTACTACCGCAGCCTGTACCCGAAGGAAGTGATCATGACCGGCGACCTGGTGCTGGAAAAGGTCTACCGCGAGGGCGACAAGGTGGTGGCGGTGCTGGAGAACGAGTACACCGGCGCCCGCGAGGAGCGCGTAGTGGACCAGATCGTCATCGAGAACGGCGTACGCCCGGACGAAAGCCTGTACTACGCCCTGAAGGACGGCTCGCGCAACAAGGGCCAGATCGATGTCGACGCCCTGTTCGCCATCAAGCCGCAGCCCTGCCTGAGCCAGCCCGGTGACGGCTACCTGCTGTTCCGCATCGGCGATTGCGGCGCCCCGCGTAACGTCCACGCGGCGATCTACGACGCCCTGCGCCTGTGCAAGGATTTCTAA
- a CDS encoding DUF5943 domain-containing protein, with translation MAKHAPELPIEVDSETGVWTTDALPMLYVPRHFFVNNHMGIEAELGPERYAEILYKAGYKSAWHWCEKEAECHGLEGVAVFEHYMKRLSQRGWGLFQIQDIDLDKGTASVKLKHSAFVYVYGKVGRKVDYMFTGWFAGAMDQILQARGSSIRTVAEQVYSGSEEGHDDGLFTVKPL, from the coding sequence ATGGCCAAACACGCCCCTGAACTGCCCATCGAAGTCGACAGCGAGACCGGAGTCTGGACCACCGACGCCCTGCCGATGCTCTACGTGCCCCGTCACTTCTTCGTCAACAACCACATGGGCATCGAAGCCGAACTGGGCCCGGAGCGCTACGCCGAGATCCTCTACAAGGCCGGCTACAAGTCCGCCTGGCACTGGTGCGAGAAGGAAGCAGAATGCCACGGCCTGGAAGGCGTCGCGGTGTTCGAGCACTACATGAAGCGCCTGTCCCAGCGCGGCTGGGGCCTGTTCCAGATCCAGGACATCGACCTCGACAAGGGCACCGCCAGCGTCAAGCTCAAGCACTCCGCCTTCGTCTACGTCTACGGCAAGGTTGGCCGCAAGGTGGACTACATGTTCACCGGCTGGTTCGCCGGCGCCATGGACCAGATCCTCCAGGCCCGTGGCAGCAGCATTCGTACCGTCGCCGAGCAGGTCTACAGCGGCTCGGAAGAAGGCCACGACGATGGCCTGTTCACCGTCAAACCCTTGTAA
- a CDS encoding dipeptidase has translation MSPAELHADSIVIDGLIIAKWNRELFEDMRKGGLTAANCTVSVWEGFQATVNNITASNKLIRENSDLVIPVRTTADIRKAKEQGKTGILYGFQNAHAFEDQIGYVEVFKQLGVGIVQMCYNTQNLVGTGCYERDGGLSGFGREIVAEMNRVGIMCDLSHVGSKTSEEVILESKKPVCYSHCLPSGLKEHPRNKSDEELKFIADHGGFVGVTMFAPFLAKGIDSTIDDYAEAIEYVMNIVGEDAIGIGTDFTQGHGKDFFEWLTHDKGYARRLTNFGKIVNPLGIRTVGEFPNLTETLLKRGMPERTVRKVMGENWVRVLKDVWGE, from the coding sequence ATGAGCCCAGCCGAACTGCACGCCGACAGCATCGTCATCGACGGTCTGATCATCGCCAAATGGAACCGCGAACTCTTCGAGGACATGCGCAAGGGGGGCCTGACCGCCGCCAACTGCACCGTGTCCGTTTGGGAAGGTTTCCAGGCCACGGTGAACAACATCACCGCCAGCAACAAGCTGATCCGCGAGAACAGCGACCTGGTGATCCCGGTGCGCACCACCGCCGACATCCGCAAGGCCAAGGAGCAGGGCAAGACCGGCATCCTCTACGGATTCCAGAACGCCCACGCGTTCGAGGACCAGATCGGCTACGTGGAGGTGTTCAAGCAGCTCGGCGTGGGCATCGTGCAGATGTGCTACAACACCCAGAACCTGGTCGGCACCGGCTGCTACGAGCGTGACGGCGGCCTCTCCGGCTTCGGTCGCGAGATCGTCGCCGAGATGAACCGCGTCGGCATCATGTGCGACCTGTCCCACGTCGGCTCCAAGACGTCCGAAGAAGTCATCCTCGAATCCAAGAAGCCGGTCTGCTACTCCCACTGCCTGCCGTCCGGCCTGAAGGAACACCCGCGCAACAAGTCCGACGAAGAGCTGAAGTTCATCGCCGACCACGGCGGCTTCGTCGGCGTGACCATGTTCGCGCCCTTCCTGGCCAAGGGCATCGACTCCACCATCGACGACTACGCCGAAGCCATCGAATACGTGATGAACATCGTCGGCGAGGACGCCATCGGCATCGGCACCGACTTCACCCAGGGCCACGGCAAGGACTTCTTCGAGTGGCTGACCCACGACAAGGGTTACGCCCGCCGCCTGACCAACTTCGGCAAGATCGTGAACCCCCTGGGCATCCGCACCGTGGGCGAGTTCCCCAACCTGACCGAGACCCTGCTGAAACGCGGCATGCCCGAGCGCACCGTGCGCAAGGTCATGGGCGAGAACTGGGTAAGGGTCCTGAAGGACGTCTGGGGCGAGTGA
- a CDS encoding formate dehydrogenase subunit gamma, translated as MPDESLHLPLVQRVLEREKDAPGALLPILHAIQDGAGYIPDVAVPEIAHALNLSLAEVRGVISFYHDFRTTPPARHTLRLCRAESCQSLGAESLAAQLRDHLQLDDHGTSADGRISLRPVYCLGACACSPALELDGRVHARVTPERLQALLEGCLEDGSC; from the coding sequence ATGCCTGATGAGTCGCTTCACCTGCCGCTTGTCCAGCGCGTGCTGGAACGCGAGAAGGACGCCCCCGGCGCCCTCCTGCCGATCCTCCACGCCATCCAGGACGGCGCCGGGTACATCCCCGATGTCGCCGTCCCTGAAATCGCCCATGCCCTCAACCTCAGCCTGGCCGAGGTGCGCGGGGTGATCAGCTTCTACCACGACTTCCGCACCACGCCGCCGGCGCGCCATACCCTGCGCCTGTGCCGCGCGGAGTCCTGCCAGAGCCTGGGCGCGGAGTCCCTGGCCGCGCAGCTGCGGGATCACCTGCAACTGGACGACCATGGCACCAGCGCCGATGGACGGATCAGCCTGCGGCCCGTCTATTGCCTTGGGGCCTGCGCCTGCTCGCCGGCCCTCGAACTGGATGGTCGCGTGCATGCGCGCGTCACCCCGGAGCGCCTGCAGGCGTTGCTGGAGGGTTGCCTGGAGGACGGGTCATGCTGA